From the genome of Loxodonta africana isolate mLoxAfr1 chromosome 4, mLoxAfr1.hap2, whole genome shotgun sequence:
GGCCCTGGGCAGAGGAGAGGAAAGGAGCCCGACTCCCAGTAGGACAGTCCAACCCCCCACCTCCTGCCCCAGGTTACCTGGTCTAACTTTGTACCCTTTCCAGGGCGTTCTAAGAGAGGAACTTAAGACAGAAAATTGGAAGGCTCCCATTTCGTTTCTGCTTGGGGTCCCCTCCCCTGGGCACGGAGAAGCTCTGGGCAGGCAATGATCACTTTACCTTGAGTCACCTTGCTACTTCTGTGGAGAAACTTAGCTGAGATCCTCAGGAGCCTGGCAGCCCTCCCCAACTGGCACAAGAATGGGTTTCTGAGGCAAAGCCAGGACTTTTGGGTCCTGCCCTCCACACAGCCTCCTCCcagccactgtgtgaccttgagaggAAAAGTTGTCCTCTCTGTGCTGATTTTCCTGGCAACACCATCTGTGGCCACAAAGAGGGTGGGCTATCCTCCCTCaccaccccccccacacacactctGGTTATCCCTCTCACCACCCTTGGGCACCCCTCAGCAACCGCCTCTTCATAGAAACAAGGTTCTCATAGGACCGAAAGTCTTGGTTGGGTTCTAAGATGAGCTTCTTCTACAGAAAGCCCCCCTTTGCCTCCACCATCAGCACAGGGTGCAGTGGATAGAGGGGCCGGTTTGGGGGCTAGCAAGATCTGGGTGTGAGCCCCCCCACCTCTTCccccaccagctgtgtgacctcgcCTAGGCTCAGCCCTCAGGTGGAGGCCCGTTCCCTGGAGTCCCCCTCCCAAGGCTGGCAGGTGGGAGTCAGTCAGCCAATGTGATGCCCGCCCCCATTCTCCCACCCTTCCCTACGCCTCTTCTGTGTCCTCATTTTAACCCACTCCTCCCCCACAGCTACCGACTCCTTCGACCACAAAAGGTTCTTCCAAATGCTGGGCCTGAAGAAGAAGTCCCCGGATGACGTGAGGAAGGTGTTCCACATTCTGGACAAAGACAAGAGTGGCTTCATTGAGGAGGAGGAGCTGGGGTAAACTGAGTCTCCTGGGGGGATGCCCATCCTGAGGCTCAGGGAGAGGAGGTGGGCTTGGGACTCTTGCTTCCAGGTTCCCGTCAGCACCCCCCCCTCGCCCCCCCGCCGCCCTTATCTCTGCTCCCGTCACGGAAGATGGAGGATAAACGTGCGTGACCACAGAGCTCAGACCCGGGGAGCCAGGGGAGAAATGCCCCTGGTGCTGTTGCTTCCGGAAGAATAAAACCCTCAGCAGAAAGCGCAACTAACTGGGTTCAATTACAGCCACTTAATATTGCTAATGGAATGCTACTACTTAATAATTTAATACAAATGAAGAGGTAGTTTTTTCTGGTTGGCTTGTACCATAGGCAAGGCAGAGGACGTTTTTTAAAGGCACCTTCCACCATCCTGCAGACTCCCACTCCTGTCCTAGGGTGACTAGACATGGTTCAGGGAAATTCAGGGGGTGCAGAGCCAGCTTTAGGGGTTCAGGAGTCCTTGGAGCAAAGCAGAGGAGGAGAAGGCTATAACCAGGAAAATGGCAAACTGAGTGGGCCAAGAACCTTCCCATCATAAATCCCTGGCCCACATATGCCGGCCCAGCTGTGTCTGAtgtcaccctccagccaaagctGCCTTGAATTTTGTCATAAGGAGGAAGGAGAGGGTGTGGGGAGGGGCTGTTCAACTGGggacccccccacccacccatcctGTCTCTCCTCTAAACCGTCCCACAAAggttctatttatctggaaatttcttcTACCCAGCCATgccaacacatgcacacacaagtgTGCTTGCACACACATAGTCAGGCTAACTTCTACCCATGCTCCAGtcaccacctcctccaggaagccttcggAGATCTTCCCCTTCCCTCAGGTGGAATGAATGCACCTTCTCTACGCCCCTTTCTGCTCCCCGTCGTTGCATCCATCACCCCGTGCATTCTCTCTCTAAGTCCTTGACCTCCTCCCCAATCTTATTAGGAGGTTTGCTAAGATCCTCTCTATATCCCCTAGTATCCAGTATAGGCCAGGAGAGAGAAGGCACTTAATGCAGGTTGAAAAAACAACAAACGTAGGTGCTGAAGTGGGGTCAACCCTTGGATGAGGCCAGCTGCCCTTCCTGCACATTCACCCACAAAGGCATAGCCCAGCCCGGGCTGCCTGGCCTGGCATGGCTGCATGCATTACATGCCCACTGTGCTGCCTGTCCCAGCTGCATGTGTCCCCTGTGCAGATGCCAGCCCACCAGCCATTCGGAGCAAGGTGACCTCATCTgactccctccctgctctcaccCTTTCCTCCCTCAGGTTCATCCTAAAGGGCTTCTCCTCAGATGCCAGAGACCTGACTGCTAAAGAAACCAAGATGCTGCTGGCTGCTGGAGACAAGGATGGGGACGGCAAAATTGGGGCCGAAGGTGGGTCACTATGACTAGGGTCTGGCACAGTGTGGATCGTTGggatgttgaaaagcaaaaaaaaaaaaaaaaaaaaaatccataaagctATGCTGGTTACAGGGAAGGGGAAGAAGGGGCTCCGTCACACCCCAAGATTAGGAAAAAAAGGTGGCAGGGGGGCAATCCATTAGGTCTGAGAGCTCGGTCACATGagccaggccaaaaaaaaaaaaaaaactggtaaatTTAACTAAATTTAAACAACTCAGAAAGAATGGATTCTCTTTTCCCCTATTGGATAGGAAGCCCAGGAGAATTTGGGATTTTGCTGGAACTTTTCCTGAACTTTTCCCTGGGTTCCAGTCCCTGCTCTGCCCAagctcactgtgtgaccttgggcagtctctccccttctctgggcctcagtctcccatCTGTAACCCGAGGAGATGAGGCCAACTGATCTCCAAGGACccttccagctctcacatgctCAGATTCCAGGGATGGAAATTCCTTCCCTCCCAGCCTCCTCGGCACCTCGTCCTGGTGTTCCGTAACCTTGAGTCCCAGAAAATGTGCTTGGTTTCATTCAGACGTACCATTCCAGCTTTGCAGGAGAGCCAGGGAAAGAGCCAGCCGGGTGTCGTGTGGGAATCAGGAAAAGAAATATCTGGCCTTGCCTTACTTTTCAAGCTGTGATCTTATCACAGGCAAGTGACTGGCAGGCCACCGCCCCACTCCTCCATTCAGATCCAACTAGTAGTCACGGAATACATCTTAGCATCGGTGCTGTCACAGGTTTAGCTCTCCTAGACATCACAGCATCCTTGGGAagtatctccattttgcagatgtgcAAACTGAGGTTCAAGCGGCTTAACTTAGTTCAAAGAGCTAGGACATAAGTGGTGGAGCACGGATTTACAGCCAAGTCTGCAGAACTCCAAACCAGGCCTCTTTGCAGTGTGCTATGCTGTATTATTCACTCCTGTGTCTGTAGGTACATGGGCTTGGCCTGGGCTCTCCACATTCAAATCTCCACATACCACTTTCTAGTTGTATGACCCTGGGCAATTCAGGGTACtactctggacctcagtttcctcatctatgaactGAAGGTATTGATAGTTTTTATctcataaggttgtcatgaggatTAGATGTGTTAATATGTAAAGTGTCTGGcacatcagaaaaagaaaaaccagacccgttgccgtcaagttgattctgactcacagcaagcctatgaactgccccataaggtttccaacgaat
Proteins encoded in this window:
- the PVALB gene encoding parvalbumin alpha, whose protein sequence is MSMADLLNAEDIKKAVGAFAATDSFDHKRFFQMLGLKKKSPDDVRKVFHILDKDKSGFIEEEELGFILKGFSSDARDLTAKETKMLLAAGDKDGDGKIGAEEFSSLVAEC